In Paramormyrops kingsleyae isolate MSU_618 chromosome 5, PKINGS_0.4, whole genome shotgun sequence, one DNA window encodes the following:
- the foxj1b gene encoding forkhead box protein J1-B isoform X2 has product MPVLTSPEIANKFKEKWMMLHPEDVDNVSGSVHLDDSLTSLQWLQDFSILSACLEIPHSSGDLPQNVAHHKHVCPRGSSSPASPTAGDTAATGMPQSLGKPVTSSSVSAIVTSTSYLHQPITHNQQVSTPSNPHEEIDYKINHQVKPPYSYATLICMAMQASKKTKITLSAIYNWITENFCYYRHADPSWQNSIRHNLSLNKCFMKVPRQKDEPGKGGFWQIDPQYADMFVNGVFKRRRMPSNQFSSLRQSKTLSGSEASYCPMGLGYQNGYQLGFGQFQTNGGFQRGAGLGNKRKQSSPKRSCKVTRRPKEEAFAPEVKETEVLKGDFDWCSVFDDVFSGSSSNFEDLDINAALSSLGCEPDLSTQGRNMAAAGKWYGGGFEQPCGYLEGGSAMGVLPYEALQRAPVPAQHFEEMFVEPPRHPWEEFKEEAQVIPLPLEHSFPFCEGFMNEMQPWERPESYL; this is encoded by the exons ATGCCCGTGCTCACGAGTCCAGAGATTGCCAACAAGTTTAAGGAGAAATGGATGATGCTCCATCCGGAGGATGTGGACAATGTCAGCGGCTCGGTTCATCTTGACGACAGTCTTACCAGCCTCCAGTGGCTTCAGGATTTTTCGATCCTGAGCGCCTGCCTGGAAATACCCCACAGCTCCGGTGATCTCCCGCAAAACGTCGCGCATCACAAACACGTGTGTCCACGGGGTAGCAGCTCGCCGGCGAGTCCAACCGCAGGAGATACGGCTGCTACGGGGATGCCCCAGAGTCTGGGAAAGCCTGTCACCTCCAGCAGCGTTTCAGCCATCGTTACTAGCACCAGTTATCTGCATCAACCCATAACCCACAATCAACAAGTCTCAACACCCAGCAACCCCCATGAGGAAATAGACTATAAGATCAACCACCAAGTAAAACCTCCGTATTCTTATGCCACGCTTATTTGCATGGCCATGCAAGCTAGCAAGAAAACTAAAATCACTCTCTCTGCCATATATAACTGGATCACAGAAAACTTCTGCTACTACAGACACGCAGATCCCAGCTGGCAG AATTCGATCCGCCATAACCTGTCACTCAACAAGTGCTTTATGAAGGTGCCCAGGCAGAAGGATGAGCCTGGAAAGGGGGGCTTCTGGCAGATCGATCCGCAGTACGCCGACATGTTCGTCAACGGCGTTTTCAAACGCCGGCGGATGCCTTCTAATCAATTCAGCTCCCTGAGGCAGAGCAAGACGTTATCTGGTTCAGAGGCTTCTTACTGTCCGATGGGCCTGGGGTATCAGAATGGCTACCAGCTTGGCTTTGGGCAGTTTCAGACTAACGGAGGATTCCAGAGAGGGGCAGGACTAGGCAACAAACGCAAGCAGTCCTCCCCTAAGCGAAGCTGTAAAGTGACAAGGAGGCCCAAAGAAGAGGCGTTTGCCCCTGAGGTGAAGGAGACAGAGGTGCTTAAGGGGGATTTTGACTGGTGCTCTGTGTTTGATGATGTattcagcggcagcagcagtaACTTCGAGGACCTGGACATCAACGCAGCACTCAGCTCTCTGGGGTGTGAGCCGGACCTCTCCACGCAGGGCCGGAATATGGCTGCTGCCGGCAAGTGGTACGGCGGCGGGTTCGAGCAGCCTTGCGGTTACTTGGAGGGGGGTAGTGCCATGGGTGTCCTGCCGTACGAGGCCCTGCAGCGGGCCCCCGTGCCGGCACAGCACTTCGAGGAGATGTTTGTGGAGCCTCCACGACACCCATGGGAGGAGTTCAAGGAGGAGGCGCAGGTCATCCCACTTCCACTGGAGCACAGCTTCCCCTTCTGTGAGGGCTTCATGAACGAGATGCAGCCTTGGGAAAGGCCAGAGTCATATCTGTGA
- the foxj1b gene encoding forkhead box protein J1-B isoform X1 encodes MGYTWSQLERKAQDRDAWKVTICASNNKTSYFKIAGNLLAMPVLTSPEIANKFKEKWMMLHPEDVDNVSGSVHLDDSLTSLQWLQDFSILSACLEIPHSSGDLPQNVAHHKHVCPRGSSSPASPTAGDTAATGMPQSLGKPVTSSSVSAIVTSTSYLHQPITHNQQVSTPSNPHEEIDYKINHQVKPPYSYATLICMAMQASKKTKITLSAIYNWITENFCYYRHADPSWQNSIRHNLSLNKCFMKVPRQKDEPGKGGFWQIDPQYADMFVNGVFKRRRMPSNQFSSLRQSKTLSGSEASYCPMGLGYQNGYQLGFGQFQTNGGFQRGAGLGNKRKQSSPKRSCKVTRRPKEEAFAPEVKETEVLKGDFDWCSVFDDVFSGSSSNFEDLDINAALSSLGCEPDLSTQGRNMAAAGKWYGGGFEQPCGYLEGGSAMGVLPYEALQRAPVPAQHFEEMFVEPPRHPWEEFKEEAQVIPLPLEHSFPFCEGFMNEMQPWERPESYL; translated from the exons ATGGGATACACCTGGAGTCAGCTGGAGCGGAAAGCCCAGGACCGAGATGCCTGGAAG GTTACTATCTGCGCGTCAAACAACAAGACCTCTTATTTCAAGATTGCCGGTAATTTGCTCGCAATGCCCGTGCTCACGAGTCCAGAGATTGCCAACAAGTTTAAGGAGAAATGGATGATGCTCCATCCGGAGGATGTGGACAATGTCAGCGGCTCGGTTCATCTTGACGACAGTCTTACCAGCCTCCAGTGGCTTCAGGATTTTTCGATCCTGAGCGCCTGCCTGGAAATACCCCACAGCTCCGGTGATCTCCCGCAAAACGTCGCGCATCACAAACACGTGTGTCCACGGGGTAGCAGCTCGCCGGCGAGTCCAACCGCAGGAGATACGGCTGCTACGGGGATGCCCCAGAGTCTGGGAAAGCCTGTCACCTCCAGCAGCGTTTCAGCCATCGTTACTAGCACCAGTTATCTGCATCAACCCATAACCCACAATCAACAAGTCTCAACACCCAGCAACCCCCATGAGGAAATAGACTATAAGATCAACCACCAAGTAAAACCTCCGTATTCTTATGCCACGCTTATTTGCATGGCCATGCAAGCTAGCAAGAAAACTAAAATCACTCTCTCTGCCATATATAACTGGATCACAGAAAACTTCTGCTACTACAGACACGCAGATCCCAGCTGGCAG AATTCGATCCGCCATAACCTGTCACTCAACAAGTGCTTTATGAAGGTGCCCAGGCAGAAGGATGAGCCTGGAAAGGGGGGCTTCTGGCAGATCGATCCGCAGTACGCCGACATGTTCGTCAACGGCGTTTTCAAACGCCGGCGGATGCCTTCTAATCAATTCAGCTCCCTGAGGCAGAGCAAGACGTTATCTGGTTCAGAGGCTTCTTACTGTCCGATGGGCCTGGGGTATCAGAATGGCTACCAGCTTGGCTTTGGGCAGTTTCAGACTAACGGAGGATTCCAGAGAGGGGCAGGACTAGGCAACAAACGCAAGCAGTCCTCCCCTAAGCGAAGCTGTAAAGTGACAAGGAGGCCCAAAGAAGAGGCGTTTGCCCCTGAGGTGAAGGAGACAGAGGTGCTTAAGGGGGATTTTGACTGGTGCTCTGTGTTTGATGATGTattcagcggcagcagcagtaACTTCGAGGACCTGGACATCAACGCAGCACTCAGCTCTCTGGGGTGTGAGCCGGACCTCTCCACGCAGGGCCGGAATATGGCTGCTGCCGGCAAGTGGTACGGCGGCGGGTTCGAGCAGCCTTGCGGTTACTTGGAGGGGGGTAGTGCCATGGGTGTCCTGCCGTACGAGGCCCTGCAGCGGGCCCCCGTGCCGGCACAGCACTTCGAGGAGATGTTTGTGGAGCCTCCACGACACCCATGGGAGGAGTTCAAGGAGGAGGCGCAGGTCATCCCACTTCCACTGGAGCACAGCTTCCCCTTCTGTGAGGGCTTCATGAACGAGATGCAGCCTTGGGAAAGGCCAGAGTCATATCTGTGA